The proteins below are encoded in one region of Myxococcales bacterium:
- a CDS encoding IgGFc-binding protein — protein MSLAAGCAASSGLGAEEGAAGFGNSAGTGTAKPGGGSGGSGGKSSGPGLNLDAGGDAESDAKVFVGDPKTCADAASQKSYVGCEFWPTVTANSVWPIFDFTVVVANTQDVPAQVEIKKGGSVVGSGTVPPNGLSKFYLPWVDELKGPAVTECGSLNDTLKSSVRVKDGAYNLTTSVPVTVYQFSALEYKGQGGPSGKDWSKCPANQCPGGLNGCLSYSNDASLLLPSTVLTGNYRIPGMKGWQLGNVPPYFSVTGTANGTQVKVKVGQGGAVAAGGGIWAVSAGGLLEFSLDRGEVVQVMGTPTTDLSGSLVQASAPVQVITGMACVYLPDNKQACDHIEESVFPAETLGRHYFVPMPTGPNGDAPGHIVRLYGNVDGTHLIYAPSKPLGAPDSLNAGDVVDLGIVTQSFEVSADHELAVASFQLGATVVDPYTQLDKQKGDPAQSLLTAVEQYRKKYVFLAPDDYDVSYVDVVLQNGTSLTLDGAPVSVTAQAMSNGYGIARIKLGPGQNGTHVLESSEPVGIQVMGYGLQTSYQYPGGSNLMLIAPPPPQIK, from the coding sequence ATCTCGTTGGCAGCGGGTTGCGCTGCAAGCTCCGGACTCGGGGCCGAAGAGGGTGCGGCCGGCTTCGGCAACAGCGCCGGCACCGGCACGGCCAAACCCGGGGGTGGGAGCGGCGGTTCCGGGGGCAAGTCGAGTGGCCCGGGCCTGAACCTCGATGCCGGCGGCGACGCCGAGTCCGACGCCAAGGTCTTCGTCGGTGATCCAAAGACCTGCGCCGACGCGGCGAGTCAAAAGAGCTACGTCGGCTGTGAGTTCTGGCCCACGGTCACCGCGAACTCGGTCTGGCCAATCTTCGATTTCACCGTCGTCGTCGCCAACACCCAGGACGTGCCAGCTCAGGTCGAGATCAAGAAGGGAGGCAGCGTGGTGGGCAGCGGCACCGTGCCGCCCAATGGCCTGTCGAAGTTCTACCTGCCCTGGGTCGACGAGCTGAAGGGTCCCGCGGTGACGGAGTGCGGCAGCTTGAACGACACACTGAAGAGCAGCGTGCGCGTCAAGGACGGCGCCTACAACCTGACCACCAGCGTCCCGGTCACCGTCTATCAATTCAGCGCCCTCGAGTACAAAGGTCAGGGCGGCCCGAGCGGCAAGGACTGGAGCAAGTGTCCGGCAAACCAGTGTCCTGGCGGCCTGAACGGCTGCCTCTCGTACTCGAATGACGCGTCGCTGCTCTTGCCGAGCACGGTGCTCACCGGCAACTACCGCATCCCCGGCATGAAGGGCTGGCAGCTGGGCAACGTGCCGCCCTACTTCAGCGTCACCGGCACTGCGAACGGGACGCAGGTCAAGGTGAAAGTCGGCCAGGGTGGCGCGGTTGCCGCGGGCGGCGGGATCTGGGCAGTGAGCGCCGGCGGACTGCTCGAGTTCTCACTCGATCGCGGTGAGGTCGTGCAGGTGATGGGGACACCGACCACCGATCTCAGCGGTTCGTTGGTGCAAGCGTCGGCGCCCGTGCAGGTGATCACCGGCATGGCCTGTGTGTACTTGCCGGACAACAAACAAGCCTGTGATCACATCGAGGAGAGTGTGTTCCCCGCCGAGACGCTGGGCCGCCACTACTTCGTTCCGATGCCCACGGGCCCGAACGGTGACGCGCCGGGGCACATCGTGCGCTTGTACGGCAACGTGGACGGGACTCACTTGATCTACGCCCCGTCCAAACCGCTGGGCGCGCCAGATTCACTCAACGCCGGCGACGTGGTCGACCTCGGCATCGTGACCCAGAGCTTCGAGGTGAGCGCGGACCACGAGCTCGCGGTTGCGTCGTTCCAGCTCGGCGCGACAGTGGTCGATCCTTACACGCAGCTCGACAAACAGAAGGGAGACCCGGCCCAGAGTCTGCTCACCGCGGTCGAGCAGTATCGGAAGAAGTACGTCTTCCTGGCGCCCGACGACTACGACGTGAGCTACGTGGACGTGGTGCTGCAGAACGGCACGTCTCTGACCCTCGACGGAGCCCCGGTCAGTGTGACGGCGCAGGCCATGTCGAACGGCTACGGCATCGCCCGCATCAAGCTCGGCCCGGGCCAAAACGGCACCCATGTGCTCGAGAGCAGCGAACCCGTCGGCATCCAGGTCATGGGGTACGGCCTGCAGACGAGCTATCAGTATCCCGGCGGCTCGAACCTGATGTTGATCGCCCCGCCACCGCCGCAGATCAAATAG
- a CDS encoding serine/threonine protein kinase: MLPVVFVDLFDHAELVGLVQAALNTDVALVPIGEQVVRLRPHAFELRVPGLRSVVLLGDPDGEASGGMLPVRLRPFDDAHAGQLLVLACSQPEDPAAGVGEKYAPGRWEMLSAVDRLELEDGVDRIDSLELDMPPSSARVYRKLSTVPHVNGMGEALSAPPRYDTTDPMVGRTLAGKYTIEVALGAGATGIVYRAQQVALRRSVAVKVMHAHFRAAPGFDKRFHAEALAASKLDHANVLRVLDFGEEADGLLYLVMELASGKELRALLNERSLGRDRELEVIVQVCSALIAAHEQGIVHRDIKPENVIIALGTDEDGSPVDVVKVCDFGLATVQSPRAGKDDNSLAASAVNLVAGTPQYMSPEQIRGERLDGRADVYALGVMLFEVATRHLPFDAESVMDVVQMQLYREPPRPRGLDPRVDPRLEKIILRSLAKNRDARYPSARELRADLRALLDARSVVRDVQRTSVPLDSPESGFLELFIALTTGLSPTSVRDDVERERTIDRLSTATRTAIAGRGEVRFLSRSVEGRDLRVESGTGESYELRALVGSASEPYVRRLADVCAEHDLACVALKEGVGRAELADLISAFETAFSPQAVIGRLRERTGRGLMVLTANDLVARHRGVPRNVDLAVTRIAFDLSGAPGAALAGRDEGPLRSSVLDVTSALTLTELRAVLSNLDLARGSATTLTHLAKVDIRRVVLRALDTDKVVELSLLVLEELSSRAGISAEHEGGVARALAKVLVRQDDPETYDAATFLRSVDIGAERPAGAPARVGGRRALGLRPVAGRRAGAGETAGDPGARDSRAGARACAACDASARAARRQSGTLGDRGALARAVGWGGRREAQSRGSGCEHGADHS; the protein is encoded by the coding sequence TTGCTCCCCGTCGTCTTCGTCGACCTCTTCGATCACGCCGAGCTCGTCGGTCTCGTGCAGGCGGCGCTGAACACCGACGTGGCGCTGGTGCCCATCGGAGAGCAAGTCGTGCGCCTGCGTCCCCACGCGTTCGAGCTGCGTGTGCCGGGCCTGCGTTCGGTCGTGTTGCTCGGCGATCCGGACGGCGAGGCTTCCGGCGGCATGTTGCCTGTGCGTCTTCGCCCCTTCGACGACGCACACGCGGGGCAATTGTTGGTGCTCGCCTGCTCTCAGCCGGAGGACCCGGCGGCGGGCGTCGGTGAGAAGTATGCGCCGGGGCGCTGGGAGATGTTGTCGGCCGTCGACCGCCTCGAGCTCGAGGACGGCGTCGATCGCATCGACAGCCTCGAGCTGGACATGCCGCCGTCGTCGGCGCGGGTGTACCGCAAGCTCTCGACCGTTCCCCACGTCAACGGCATGGGCGAAGCGCTGTCCGCGCCGCCTCGCTACGACACCACCGACCCCATGGTCGGGCGCACGCTGGCTGGAAAGTACACCATCGAGGTCGCGCTCGGCGCCGGCGCGACCGGCATCGTCTATCGCGCGCAACAGGTCGCGCTCCGGCGCAGTGTCGCGGTGAAGGTGATGCACGCGCACTTTCGCGCCGCACCGGGCTTCGACAAACGCTTTCACGCCGAGGCTCTCGCCGCGAGCAAGCTCGACCACGCCAACGTGCTGCGGGTGCTCGACTTCGGTGAAGAAGCGGACGGGCTGCTCTACCTGGTGATGGAGCTCGCCTCCGGCAAGGAGCTCAGGGCGCTCTTGAACGAGCGTAGCTTGGGTCGGGATCGCGAGCTCGAGGTCATCGTGCAGGTCTGCTCCGCGCTGATTGCCGCGCACGAGCAGGGCATCGTGCACCGGGACATCAAGCCCGAGAACGTGATCATCGCGCTGGGCACGGACGAGGACGGCAGCCCGGTGGACGTGGTGAAGGTGTGCGACTTCGGGCTCGCCACGGTGCAGTCCCCGCGGGCCGGGAAAGACGACAACTCGCTGGCTGCCTCCGCCGTGAACCTGGTTGCTGGCACCCCGCAGTACATGTCGCCCGAGCAGATCCGCGGTGAACGGCTGGACGGCCGCGCTGACGTGTACGCGCTCGGGGTCATGCTGTTCGAGGTGGCAACGAGGCACCTGCCGTTCGACGCCGAGAGTGTGATGGACGTCGTGCAGATGCAGCTCTACCGGGAGCCCCCGCGCCCTCGGGGCCTCGACCCGCGGGTGGATCCCAGGCTGGAGAAGATCATCCTGCGCTCCCTGGCGAAGAACCGCGACGCGCGCTACCCGAGCGCGCGGGAGCTCCGGGCAGATCTCCGCGCGCTGCTCGACGCCCGCTCGGTGGTGCGCGACGTGCAGCGGACCAGTGTCCCGCTCGACAGCCCGGAGTCCGGGTTCCTGGAGCTGTTCATCGCGCTCACCACGGGCCTGTCCCCCACGAGCGTTCGCGACGACGTCGAGCGGGAACGCACCATCGATCGACTGTCCACCGCCACACGTACGGCCATCGCTGGGCGCGGCGAGGTGCGCTTCCTGTCCCGCTCGGTCGAGGGCCGGGATCTGCGCGTGGAGAGCGGCACGGGTGAGAGCTACGAGCTACGAGCGCTCGTGGGTTCCGCATCGGAGCCCTACGTGCGCCGCCTCGCGGACGTGTGTGCCGAGCACGACCTCGCGTGCGTCGCGCTCAAGGAGGGAGTCGGTCGTGCAGAGCTCGCCGATCTGATCTCGGCGTTCGAGACCGCGTTCTCACCTCAGGCCGTGATCGGTCGACTGCGAGAGCGAACGGGGCGCGGGCTGATGGTCCTGACGGCGAACGACCTCGTCGCGAGGCATCGCGGTGTCCCGCGCAACGTGGATCTGGCGGTCACACGCATCGCGTTCGATCTGAGCGGCGCGCCAGGTGCCGCGCTCGCCGGCAGGGACGAAGGCCCGCTGCGCTCCAGCGTCCTCGACGTGACGAGCGCGCTGACCCTCACCGAGCTCCGCGCCGTGCTATCGAACCTGGATCTGGCGCGCGGCTCCGCCACGACCTTGACCCACCTCGCGAAGGTCGACATTCGGCGGGTGGTGCTCCGGGCGCTCGACACCGACAAGGTGGTGGAGCTGTCGCTGCTCGTGCTCGAGGAGCTGAGCAGTCGGGCTGGAATCAGCGCCGAGCACGAGGGGGGTGTCGCTCGGGCGCTCGCCAAGGTGCTCGTCCGGCAGGACGACCCCGAGACGTACGACGCTGCGACGTTTCTACGAAGCGTCGATATTGGAGCTGAAAGACCTGCCGGTGCCCCTGCAAGAGTGGGCGGACGCCGAGCTCTTGGCCTTCGACCTGTCGCGGGACGCCGTGCAGGTGCTGGCGAGACTGCAGGCGATCCCGGAGCTCGAGACTCTCGCGCGGGAGCTCGAGCGTGTGCGGCGTGCGATGCGAGTGCTCGCGCGGCGCGGCGACAATCCGGCACTCTGGGCGACCGCGGCGCGCTTGCTCGAGCTGTCGGGTGGGGTGGACGCCGGGAAGCACAGTCACGAGGCTCTGGCTGCGAGCACGGCGCAGACCATTCGTGA
- a CDS encoding type II toxin-antitoxin system HicA family toxin encodes MVRSSTDVIRALTNAGWVLVRAKGDHHHFKHATNPAIVTVPHPKKDLSIGVLKSIERITGLRLT; translated from the coding sequence ATGGTGCGCAGCTCGACGGATGTCATTCGGGCGCTCACTAACGCGGGTTGGGTGCTCGTCCGAGCCAAAGGTGACCACCACCACTTCAAACACGCCACCAACCCCGCCATCGTTACGGTCCCGCATCCCAAGAAAGACCTCTCGATCGGCGTGCTCAAGAGTATCGAGCGCATCACCGGACTCAGACTGACCTAG
- a CDS encoding response regulator transcription factor, whose protein sequence is MAQRILVVEDEPAIAESVAYALRRDGFNVEIAGTCEAANGAADSELIVLDLMLPDGSGFDLIGAWRRAGRLTPIIVLSSRDTEADRVAALETGADDYVMKPFSPREVVARVRAVLRRAAPPSPSSPTATTRSPLGVDEDTRRAQVDGRPLELTRVEFDLLTSLLESPGRVYTRAQIIDKVWGDGFAITDRTIDSHVKSLRKKVADAGGNPGLIETVRGVGYRVADQPRPEAEKS, encoded by the coding sequence ATGGCGCAACGCATCCTTGTCGTAGAAGACGAGCCCGCGATCGCGGAGTCCGTGGCGTACGCCCTGCGCCGTGACGGGTTCAACGTGGAAATCGCCGGCACCTGCGAGGCAGCAAACGGCGCCGCGGACTCGGAGCTGATCGTACTCGACCTGATGCTGCCAGACGGCAGCGGTTTCGACTTGATCGGTGCGTGGCGGCGCGCCGGACGCCTGACTCCGATCATCGTGCTGTCGAGCCGCGACACCGAGGCCGATCGCGTGGCGGCCCTGGAGACGGGCGCCGACGACTACGTGATGAAGCCATTTTCGCCGCGTGAGGTCGTGGCGCGCGTGCGGGCGGTGCTGCGCCGCGCCGCACCGCCGTCGCCCAGCTCACCGACGGCCACCACGCGCTCACCGCTCGGCGTCGACGAGGACACACGCCGAGCGCAAGTCGACGGGCGCCCCCTCGAGCTCACGCGCGTCGAGTTCGATCTCCTGACCAGCCTGCTCGAGAGCCCGGGTCGGGTCTACACCCGAGCACAGATCATCGACAAGGTCTGGGGAGACGGTTTTGCCATCACCGATCGCACCATCGACTCGCACGTGAAGAGCTTGCGCAAGAAGGTCGCGGATGCCGGCGGAAATCCGGGGCTGATCGAGACGGTGCGCGGCGTCGGTTACCGGGTCGCCGACCAGCCCCGACCCGAAGCCGAGAAGTCGTGA
- a CDS encoding HEAT repeat domain-containing protein, protein MLGAIADALLMGSGDQRNAGIGILRGAGSAGARALLLARGRIGDEQAARGRFIAALKAVGDVGVAVIAEALAQLAAAGPRCPPHDAEDLLRALPEKPFEKLGPIIGEFTRHESPAVRRAATSVLSTAVGPHARDALVTLVNDTDDGVRIAALAGLRQAGAIDQLAVSRIDRILNTTSGASEELRAAAAGALSAATQDARVAAVDVLRRALRPVRMSFMAMLKDATTGSGESVLVLTTIARVLISLAGPLGRSDVEARARASRGELKKELLSLLGLSG, encoded by the coding sequence GTGTTGGGCGCGATCGCCGACGCGCTCTTGATGGGCTCGGGGGATCAGCGCAACGCTGGCATCGGCATCCTGCGCGGTGCCGGTTCGGCGGGTGCACGCGCGTTGCTCCTGGCGCGCGGGCGGATTGGCGACGAACAGGCCGCGCGCGGGCGCTTCATCGCGGCGCTCAAGGCCGTCGGTGACGTCGGCGTCGCGGTGATCGCCGAGGCGCTCGCACAGCTCGCCGCCGCCGGCCCCCGCTGCCCGCCTCACGACGCCGAGGACTTGCTGCGCGCACTGCCCGAGAAGCCGTTCGAGAAGCTCGGGCCCATCATCGGTGAGTTCACACGCCACGAGTCACCGGCCGTGCGTCGCGCGGCCACCTCGGTTTTGTCGACCGCGGTCGGGCCACACGCGCGCGATGCGCTGGTCACGCTCGTGAACGACACCGACGACGGTGTGCGCATCGCTGCGCTGGCGGGGCTGCGCCAGGCGGGCGCCATCGATCAGCTCGCGGTCTCGCGCATCGACCGCATCCTGAACACGACCAGCGGTGCCAGCGAAGAGCTGCGCGCCGCCGCCGCCGGTGCCTTGAGCGCGGCCACCCAAGACGCACGCGTCGCGGCGGTCGACGTGCTCCGGCGCGCGCTCCGCCCGGTGCGCATGTCGTTCATGGCCATGCTCAAGGACGCAACGACCGGTAGCGGGGAGAGTGTGCTCGTGCTCACCACCATCGCGCGGGTGCTGATCAGCCTGGCGGGTCCTCTCGGGCGCAGCGACGTCGAGGCGAGGGCCCGCGCAAGTCGCGGAGAGCTGAAGAAAGAGCTGCTCTCGTTGCTGGGGCTGAGCGGCTGA
- a CDS encoding glycosyl hydrolase, producing MLVATRKGAWIYKSDAARRNFSVDGPHFLGHIISHLVLDPRDGRTLLAAAKTGHLGPTIFRSTNFGKSWSEAKRPPAFPKVAKGEKGRVVDHTFWLTPGHTSEKGVWYAGTSPHGLFRSEDGGASWEPVSGLNDNPKYREWMGGPQDGTPDGPKLHSILVDPRRASHLYLAMSSGGVHESRDRGKTWTPLVKGLEVVGGFDPKNIVFHDPHCLAICPTRPDRLYQQNHCGIYRIDRPSNEWVRIGKHMPKKVGDIGFNVVVHPRNADVAWVFPMDGSNVWPRTSPEGKPAVYVTRDGGKSWQRLDAGLPTTQAWLTVKRQAMAVDGHDPVGVYFGTTGGELWMSRDEGRRFHNIVRHLPEIYAVEAAELAS from the coding sequence CTGCTCGTTGCGACCCGCAAGGGCGCGTGGATCTACAAGAGCGACGCCGCGCGCCGCAACTTCAGCGTCGACGGCCCGCACTTCCTCGGCCACATCATCAGTCATCTGGTGCTCGACCCGCGCGACGGGCGCACGCTGCTCGCGGCAGCCAAGACCGGTCACCTCGGCCCGACGATCTTCCGCTCCACGAACTTCGGCAAGAGCTGGAGCGAGGCCAAACGACCGCCGGCGTTTCCCAAGGTAGCCAAGGGTGAGAAAGGTCGCGTGGTCGATCACACTTTCTGGCTCACGCCGGGGCACACGAGCGAAAAGGGTGTGTGGTACGCGGGCACGTCTCCGCACGGACTGTTTCGTTCCGAGGACGGCGGCGCCAGCTGGGAGCCCGTCTCGGGGTTGAACGACAACCCCAAGTATCGCGAGTGGATGGGTGGCCCGCAGGACGGCACACCGGACGGCCCGAAGCTGCACTCGATCCTCGTCGACCCGCGCAGGGCCTCACACCTCTACCTCGCCATGTCGAGCGGCGGCGTGCACGAGTCGCGCGATCGCGGCAAGACGTGGACGCCGCTGGTGAAGGGCCTCGAGGTCGTCGGGGGGTTCGACCCGAAGAACATCGTGTTCCACGATCCGCACTGCCTCGCCATCTGCCCGACCCGGCCCGATCGGCTGTACCAGCAGAACCACTGCGGCATCTACCGCATCGATCGCCCGAGCAACGAGTGGGTGCGCATCGGTAAACACATGCCGAAGAAGGTCGGTGACATCGGTTTCAACGTGGTCGTGCACCCCCGCAACGCCGACGTCGCCTGGGTATTTCCGATGGACGGAAGCAACGTCTGGCCACGCACCTCCCCGGAGGGCAAACCCGCAGTCTACGTGACGCGCGATGGCGGCAAGAGCTGGCAGCGTCTGGATGCGGGGCTGCCAACCACACAGGCGTGGCTGACGGTCAAACGCCAGGCGATGGCCGTAGATGGGCACGACCCGGTCGGTGTGTACTTCGGCACCACTGGCGGCGAGCTCTGGATGAGCCGCGACGAAGGCCGCCGCTTCCACAACATCGTCCGCCACCTACCGGAGATCTACGCGGTGGAGGCCGCAGAGCTCGCGTCATGA
- a CDS encoding MoaD/ThiS family protein, with the protein MKVLIPSPLLSYTKEREVEARGTTFAALLADLDARYPGIRFRIVDEQDQMRPHMRFFRNGEQVFDLAVRLDPADEIQLVQALSGG; encoded by the coding sequence ATGAAGGTCCTGATCCCGAGCCCGTTGCTCTCGTACACGAAGGAGCGTGAGGTCGAGGCGAGGGGCACCACGTTCGCGGCGCTGCTCGCGGATCTCGACGCCCGCTACCCTGGCATCCGTTTTCGGATCGTGGACGAACAAGACCAGATGCGGCCTCACATGCGGTTCTTCCGCAACGGAGAGCAGGTGTTCGATCTCGCGGTGCGGCTCGACCCGGCCGACGAGATCCAGCTCGTTCAGGCCCTGAGCGGCGGCTGA
- a CDS encoding VOC family protein, with protein sequence MTTFVHHELNTSDPAAAKKFYKGLFGWSFQDMKMPDGSVYSMFTTAEKQGGGIQKHPMPGSPNAWLQYIGVASVKKSIAKAAKLGANIIVPYMPIPGHGALGVFADPTGATCAVWEPSAAPAAKKATTKKAAKKTSKKVAKKTAKKTAKKRRR encoded by the coding sequence ATGACGACTTTCGTTCATCACGAGCTCAACACCAGCGATCCGGCGGCCGCCAAGAAGTTCTACAAGGGACTCTTCGGGTGGAGCTTCCAGGACATGAAGATGCCCGACGGCAGCGTCTACAGCATGTTCACCACCGCCGAGAAACAGGGCGGCGGGATCCAGAAGCACCCGATGCCGGGTTCACCGAACGCTTGGCTCCAGTACATCGGAGTCGCCTCCGTCAAGAAGTCGATCGCCAAGGCTGCGAAGCTCGGCGCCAACATCATCGTCCCGTACATGCCGATCCCTGGGCACGGCGCCCTCGGCGTCTTCGCGGATCCAACCGGCGCGACCTGCGCGGTGTGGGAACCGTCAGCGGCGCCGGCAGCAAAGAAGGCGACCACGAAGAAGGCCGCCAAGAAGACCAGCAAGAAGGTCGCCAAGAAGACCGCCAAGAAGACCGCGAAGAAGCGCCGCCGTTAG
- the uppS gene encoding di-trans,poly-cis-decaprenylcistransferase: protein MEIENIVSENGKVRVPRHIAIIMDGNGRWARERGLERVEGHAEGARAVRDAVETAARVGVEYLTLYAFSVANWARPRGEVEALMRLLVDFAKKERSELRSLGIRVNVIGALEDLPTGTRHAVEDLIHYTADGEKMTLTLALSYGGRQDIVEAARALAVRARAGLVLPEEIDETFFHREMTTRTLPDVDLLIRTGGESRLSDFLLYEAAYAELSFLPIMWPDFRPATLLESIEQFSNKERRFGRTSEQVKRGEAAAFDPLDPAE, encoded by the coding sequence ATGGAGATTGAAAACATCGTGTCCGAAAACGGCAAAGTCAGAGTCCCGCGTCACATCGCCATCATCATGGACGGCAACGGCCGCTGGGCACGCGAGCGCGGCCTCGAGCGTGTCGAGGGTCACGCAGAGGGTGCCCGCGCGGTGCGCGATGCAGTGGAGACGGCGGCGCGAGTCGGCGTCGAGTACCTCACGCTGTACGCCTTCAGCGTCGCCAACTGGGCACGTCCCCGGGGTGAGGTCGAAGCGCTGATGCGGCTGCTGGTGGACTTTGCCAAGAAGGAGCGCTCGGAGCTGCGTTCACTCGGCATTCGCGTGAACGTCATCGGCGCACTCGAAGATCTGCCCACGGGCACGCGCCACGCGGTCGAAGATCTGATCCACTACACCGCCGACGGCGAGAAGATGACTCTGACCCTGGCCCTCTCGTACGGCGGCCGGCAGGACATCGTGGAGGCTGCGCGGGCCTTGGCCGTGCGCGCTCGCGCTGGGCTGGTCTTGCCCGAAGAGATCGACGAGACCTTCTTCCACCGTGAGATGACCACCCGCACGCTGCCCGACGTGGATCTCCTGATCCGCACCGGCGGCGAGAGTCGCCTGTCGGACTTCCTGCTCTACGAAGCCGCGTACGCAGAGCTGTCGTTCCTGCCCATCATGTGGCCCGACTTCCGCCCCGCGACTCTGCTCGAGTCCATCGAGCAATTCTCGAACAAGGAGCGCCGCTTCGGCCGCACCTCGGAGCAGGTCAAGCGCGGCGAGGCCGCAGCGTTCGACCCGCTCGACCCGGCGGAGTGA
- a CDS encoding GHKL domain-containing protein translates to MTRLIVVAAASIGLILFLAFVVSRLLATRTRGLSIRMQVFLALGLIVGAFAFGLGIMVIDRIEARAVRLANQAAHDESAAIAGIMEGEMDRGNMGIEEIAVRLEAERERGAELSFELLDPEGRMLFPRGKASERGTPGTVTVDSPIIIGGVTRGSARVVKPTVVMRRLLEDFAPTVLVISLVLGAAAAAAAALIGRAIARPIENLSAFAERVSAGERVAAPLSPGGREVTRLTRSIDSMRRQIEGRPFVETFAADLSHELKNPVAAIRASAEVLEEGAIDEPEEARRFVGRIREATERIERLLGDLLSLARIEARGAEDQEVVELETATRIALDSLGDDRGRVKLQSDGDTRIRGDEAWLVRAVTNLLDNAIVHSPEGEGIELELRREEDGVVLEISSAGSVPKHVRERLFRRFVTTRADKGGTGLGLAIVRAVVEAHGGRAELKQPGPPRAVFRLTFPPARRRAAEQIREAADEAREALERRSKPRHDAPNESS, encoded by the coding sequence GTGACCCGACTGATCGTCGTCGCCGCTGCTTCCATCGGCCTGATCCTGTTTCTCGCCTTCGTGGTCTCGCGCCTGCTCGCGACGCGCACCCGGGGTTTGTCCATTCGCATGCAGGTGTTCCTGGCGCTCGGCCTGATCGTGGGTGCGTTCGCCTTCGGCCTCGGCATCATGGTCATCGATCGCATCGAGGCGCGGGCGGTGCGCCTGGCGAACCAGGCGGCGCACGACGAGAGCGCCGCCATCGCCGGCATCATGGAGGGCGAGATGGACCGCGGGAACATGGGCATCGAAGAGATCGCCGTGCGCCTCGAGGCCGAGCGCGAACGCGGCGCGGAGCTCTCCTTCGAGCTGCTCGACCCGGAGGGCCGCATGCTATTTCCCCGAGGAAAAGCCAGCGAGCGCGGCACCCCAGGCACGGTGACCGTGGACTCCCCGATCATCATCGGCGGGGTGACACGGGGTTCGGCTCGAGTGGTCAAGCCAACCGTCGTGATGCGGCGTTTGCTCGAGGACTTTGCGCCCACGGTGCTGGTCATCAGCCTGGTGCTCGGAGCCGCCGCGGCTGCGGCCGCAGCCCTCATCGGTCGTGCCATCGCGCGCCCCATCGAGAACCTGAGCGCGTTCGCCGAACGCGTCAGCGCCGGCGAGCGGGTCGCCGCACCGCTCTCACCCGGCGGTCGGGAGGTGACGCGCCTGACCCGCTCCATCGACTCGATGCGGCGACAGATCGAAGGGCGCCCGTTCGTCGAGACCTTCGCCGCGGATCTGTCCCACGAGTTGAAGAACCCGGTGGCAGCGATCCGAGCGAGCGCAGAGGTGCTCGAAGAGGGTGCCATCGACGAACCCGAAGAGGCGCGGCGTTTCGTCGGCCGCATCCGCGAGGCAACCGAGCGAATCGAGCGGCTGCTCGGGGATCTCCTGAGCCTTGCGCGCATCGAGGCTCGGGGCGCCGAAGATCAAGAGGTGGTGGAGCTCGAGACCGCGACCCGCATCGCGCTCGACTCGTTGGGGGACGACCGAGGTCGAGTCAAACTGCAGAGTGACGGTGACACCCGGATCCGCGGCGACGAGGCGTGGTTGGTCCGAGCGGTCACCAACCTGCTCGACAACGCCATCGTGCACTCGCCCGAGGGTGAGGGCATCGAGCTCGAGCTTCGCCGCGAAGAAGACGGCGTGGTGCTGGAGATCTCGAGCGCGGGCTCGGTGCCCAAACACGTACGAGAGCGGCTCTTCCGCCGGTTTGTCACCACCCGCGCCGACAAAGGTGGCACGGGGCTCGGCCTCGCCATCGTGCGCGCCGTCGTGGAAGCGCACGGCGGCCGCGCGGAGCTGAAACAGCCCGGGCCTCCGCGCGCGGTGTTCCGCCTGACCTTTCCGCCGGCACGGCGTCGCGCCGCGGAGCAGATCCGCGAGGCCGCAGACGAGGCTCGCGAAGCCCTCGAGCGCCGCTCGAAACCCCGGCACGATGCACCGAACGAGTCGAGCTGA
- a CDS encoding type II toxin-antitoxin system HicB family antitoxin, with product MHYHAKLDREGRQWTAVFVDAPGCATCAPSKERVLAAARKALEGWLEAHLVDGRSPPKPASTARRAEPIAVDPQLAVAVSLRWARQAAGLTQAQLARRVGVSQQQMAKLERPGANPSIATLRKVADALGVQVHFDLVAGAA from the coding sequence ATGCACTACCACGCCAAGCTCGATCGCGAAGGACGTCAGTGGACAGCTGTCTTCGTTGATGCCCCGGGGTGCGCGACCTGCGCGCCCTCCAAGGAGCGCGTCCTGGCTGCGGCGAGGAAAGCTCTCGAAGGTTGGCTCGAGGCTCATCTCGTCGACGGACGCTCCCCGCCTAAACCCGCCTCGACCGCACGCCGCGCGGAGCCCATTGCGGTGGATCCTCAGCTCGCCGTTGCTGTCTCGCTCCGATGGGCGCGACAGGCGGCCGGTCTCACCCAGGCGCAGCTCGCGCGCAGGGTTGGCGTGTCCCAGCAGCAGATGGCGAAACTCGAGCGCCCAGGCGCGAATCCATCCATCGCCACTCTTCGGAAGGTTGCGGATGCCCTCGGTGTTCAAGTTCACTTTGACCTTGTGGCGGGTGCGGCCTAG